In Desulfovibrio aminophilus, the following proteins share a genomic window:
- a CDS encoding outer membrane lipoprotein-sorting protein: MTITDKQGRIRKRQFNMLRRNDDSADREQKYFVYFVEPSDVRKMVFMVHKHVGADRDDDRWLYMPSLDLVKRIAASDKRTSFVGSDFLYEDISGRSPEEDVHELIGTTDAHYVMKNTPKDPDAVEFASYIARIDKTTFIPMEIEYFKADGRPYRIIKVLAVESVTAQENGKQVAYPTVVRSQARDLETGSQTDMEFSNVRYNSGLGDDLFTERYLRRAPSEVMQ; encoded by the coding sequence ATGACCATCACCGACAAGCAGGGGCGCATCCGCAAGCGCCAGTTCAACATGCTGCGCAGAAATGACGACTCCGCGGACCGCGAGCAGAAGTACTTCGTCTACTTCGTCGAGCCGTCCGATGTGCGCAAGATGGTCTTCATGGTGCACAAGCATGTCGGCGCGGACAGGGATGACGATCGTTGGCTCTATATGCCGAGCCTCGACCTCGTCAAACGCATTGCGGCCAGCGACAAGCGCACAAGCTTCGTGGGCTCGGATTTCCTTTATGAGGACATCTCCGGCCGCAGCCCCGAGGAAGACGTCCACGAACTGATCGGGACAACCGATGCGCATTACGTCATGAAGAACACTCCCAAGGATCCTGACGCCGTGGAGTTCGCTTCATACATCGCCCGCATCGACAAGACGACCTTCATCCCCATGGAAATCGAGTACTTCAAGGCGGACGGCAGGCCCTATCGGATCATCAAGGTCCTGGCCGTGGAATCCGTCACGGCCCAGGAAAACGGCAAACAGGTCGCCTACCCGACCGTGGTCCGCTCCCAGGCCCGGGACCTGGAAACCGGCAGCCAGACGGACATGGAGTTCTCCAACGTCCGGTACAATTCCGGATTGGGCGACGATCTCTTTACCGAACGCTACCTGCGGCGCGCCCCCTCCGAGGTCATGCAATAA
- a CDS encoding urea transporter, translated as MSYESLLKNPFFEFLDSVCRGCGQVMFQNNAVTGLLFFVGIFYNSVTLGICAVLGTMSATLTAQLLGADRPLVRAGLFGFNGTLAGIALPFFFTFEPSMLLYVILNGAFTTIIMAALLNVLGKWGIPALTAPFVLATWLLMFCVYKFALFQPGTLILPSLPVPGADMDMGTVAGATFQDGVAKGLGEVMFQDNVVTGVIFAVAILVNSRLSALFAVIGSLVGLLTALVMQSPEAPVRLGLYGFNSVLCGIAMGGVFFFLNWKTFLYALGCMVLGSIATASFGVLLAPIGMPALTWPFIAVTWLFLFAGALFRNIAPVPPGKAGTPEENLRMLREPA; from the coding sequence ATGAGCTACGAATCGCTGCTGAAAAATCCGTTCTTCGAGTTTCTCGACTCCGTCTGCCGCGGCTGCGGGCAGGTCATGTTCCAGAACAACGCCGTCACCGGGCTGCTGTTCTTCGTCGGGATATTCTACAACTCGGTGACGCTCGGCATCTGCGCGGTGCTCGGCACCATGTCCGCCACGCTGACGGCCCAGCTGCTCGGCGCGGACCGGCCTCTCGTCCGGGCGGGCCTGTTCGGCTTCAACGGCACCCTGGCGGGCATCGCCCTGCCGTTCTTCTTCACCTTCGAACCGTCGATGCTGCTCTATGTGATCCTCAACGGCGCGTTCACCACCATCATCATGGCCGCGCTCCTGAACGTCTTGGGCAAGTGGGGGATCCCGGCCCTCACCGCGCCCTTCGTCCTGGCCACCTGGCTGCTCATGTTCTGCGTCTACAAGTTCGCCCTGTTCCAGCCCGGGACGCTCATCCTCCCGTCCCTGCCGGTTCCGGGCGCGGACATGGACATGGGCACGGTGGCCGGGGCGACATTCCAGGACGGCGTGGCCAAGGGCCTGGGCGAGGTCATGTTCCAGGACAACGTGGTCACCGGCGTCATCTTCGCGGTGGCCATCCTGGTGAACTCGCGGCTCTCGGCCCTGTTCGCCGTCATCGGTTCATTGGTGGGGCTGCTCACGGCCCTGGTCATGCAGTCGCCCGAAGCGCCGGTGCGCCTCGGCCTGTACGGCTTCAACTCCGTGCTCTGCGGCATCGCCATGGGCGGCGTCTTCTTCTTCCTCAACTGGAAGACCTTCCTCTACGCCCTGGGCTGCATGGTGCTCGGCTCCATCGCCACGGCCTCGTTCGGGGTGCTGCTCGCGCCCATCGGCATGCCCGCCCTGACCTGGCCCTTCATCGCTGTCACCTGGCTCTTCCTCTTCGCCGGGGCGTTGTTCCGCAACATCGCCCCGGTGCCTCCGGGCAAGGCCGGCACTCCCGAGGAAAACCTCCGCATGCTGCGCGAGCCGGCCTGA
- a CDS encoding AraC family transcriptional regulator — translation MPEEQHEKKFSRQETALRPGLWFSTTELAPGGDLSVRHECGAPRIDFGFVLSGEFTARFDGLGCGRVEMKHRSGMGGIKFFGGCRTTVSIPADTQALVLHVYITPPLFRSLLQNELEIVPKGFLAALEGKTSEPFMRHGAVHLGVRECVHQALHGASRGMPHNIFLEGKALELIALQLSWLNARERGPGRTTHLSPRERKAIEAARDMLVADIASPPGLVELSRHVGLNLQKLQHGFQQQFGSTIYGLLKEYRLQRARQLFDQGDMNVSEVAWHIGYTNISHFSAAYKRRFGILPKQYLKSMHSGRPSSPPMRAACPC, via the coding sequence ATGCCTGAAGAACAACACGAGAAGAAATTCTCCCGGCAGGAAACCGCCCTCCGGCCAGGCCTCTGGTTCAGCACCACGGAGCTGGCCCCTGGCGGGGATCTGTCCGTGCGGCATGAATGCGGCGCTCCCCGCATCGACTTCGGCTTCGTCCTTTCCGGCGAATTCACCGCTCGTTTTGACGGGCTCGGATGCGGCCGCGTCGAAATGAAGCACCGTTCCGGCATGGGCGGGATCAAATTCTTCGGCGGATGCCGGACGACGGTATCGATTCCGGCCGACACCCAGGCGCTGGTCCTGCACGTGTACATCACGCCGCCCCTGTTCCGCTCCTTGCTCCAAAACGAACTGGAAATCGTGCCGAAGGGGTTCCTCGCCGCCCTGGAGGGCAAGACCAGCGAACCATTCATGCGGCACGGAGCCGTTCACCTCGGCGTGCGGGAATGCGTCCACCAGGCGCTGCACGGCGCCAGCCGGGGAATGCCGCACAACATCTTCCTTGAAGGCAAGGCCTTGGAGCTCATCGCGTTGCAGCTGTCCTGGCTCAATGCCAGGGAACGCGGACCAGGAAGAACCACACATCTCTCCCCCCGGGAGCGGAAGGCCATAGAGGCCGCAAGGGATATGCTCGTCGCGGACATCGCCTCCCCGCCCGGACTGGTGGAGCTGTCCCGGCATGTCGGCCTGAACCTCCAGAAGCTCCAGCACGGATTCCAGCAGCAGTTCGGTTCCACGATCTATGGCCTCCTGAAGGAATACCGGCTGCAGCGGGCCAGGCAGCTTTTCGACCAGGGCGACATGAACGTGAGCGAGGTCGCCTGGCACATCGGCTACACGAACATCAGCCATTTCAGCGCCGCCTATAAAAGACGTTTCGGCATTCTGCCCAAGCAGTACCTGAAATCCATGCACAGCGGGAGACCCTCCTCCCCGCCGATGCGCGCGGCCTGCCCCTGCTGA
- a CDS encoding ATP-binding protein — MNLSIKVLKRRRTYNAFVTNEALEDYSLRSAAKSFRRWPCWLLANTALGGITFLALEAIGALLILDYGFTNSTLAICCVSLIIIVTGLPISYYASRYNVDVDLLTRGAGFGYFGSTVTSLIYASYTIIFFAIEAAIMAKALQVALGIPLSVGYLVSSLVIIPLVFYGITLINKLQLYTQPFWIILSVSLFAYILRTDPGALDSWTAYAGLGGRGGSFDPLLFGGALSVAFSLVPQIGEQVDYLRFLPDKTRENRISWWCSMAAAGPGWILLGAVKLLCGSFLAVLFMRKAGVTMSDALEPFNLYLNGFEAMFGSGAPALIVSTLFVVICQVKINVTNAYAGSLAWSNFFSRLSHSHPGRVVWLVFNVTISMLLMQFGVFYILHSVLMVYAIFAVAWVGAIFTDLAILKPLGISPPHIEYKRANLYNVNPVGFGAMLIAAGAAVLCHMGLFGTYPKAFAPLIGLGVSIPATLFLALLTGGKYYLARKVPLDQGEELRICTICNKPYEAQDTVCCPAYDEPVCSLCCSLDSICKGFCKASANGKSWRSRIFNFAISSTLSSRFSRRARIFCIHFFNIICALALIFALCYAYFATSTDCDQKLLANILVTLFLFSMLITGIWIWWFSLIQETSLLAEDELDHHVHELEVEVRRREAVSAALEETGSQQRLILENASIGIAYAKEDQLVWSNNRFMWLCGVGKRSPGGSIPLDAFLSRAGIRPGIMDEVQEALAAGGRFSVELPITVSPARRHWCVLSISAVNPVCVRQGSIWLLDDISERKLAEERLLSSEERLKELNESLEAQVRARTEELKRSFESVRQADKMASLGILVSGVAHEINNPASFIRLNIGMLEEVWNGLLPMLEQKNAEGDLWIAGMPFDYARSSIPKLLRGIHQGAERVSTIIRNLKDYARQSPLDMGGTVDINQALTSSLELLSNPLRKATNRLEVETSPGLPCFRGDLRRVEQVLVNLIQNAYQALTRRSQAIRIRTLQNDGHVCFEIEDEGQGIQAEHLKNVCDPFFTTKRDQGGTGLGLSVSAGIVEEHGGIMEIASVPGKGTRVKLLFRVTDA; from the coding sequence ATGAACCTTTCCATCAAGGTATTGAAGAGGCGTCGCACCTATAACGCCTTCGTCACCAACGAGGCCCTCGAAGACTATTCCCTGCGCAGCGCGGCCAAGTCCTTCCGCCGCTGGCCGTGCTGGCTGCTGGCCAACACCGCCCTCGGCGGAATCACCTTCCTGGCCCTCGAGGCCATCGGCGCGCTGCTCATCCTGGACTACGGCTTCACCAACTCCACCCTGGCCATCTGCTGCGTCTCGCTGATCATCATCGTCACCGGCCTGCCCATCTCCTATTACGCCTCGCGCTACAACGTGGACGTGGACCTGCTCACCCGGGGCGCGGGCTTCGGCTACTTCGGCTCCACCGTCACCTCGCTCATCTACGCCTCCTATACGATCATCTTCTTCGCCATCGAGGCGGCCATCATGGCCAAGGCCCTGCAGGTGGCCCTGGGAATCCCCCTCTCGGTCGGCTATCTCGTCAGCTCCCTGGTCATCATCCCCCTGGTCTTCTACGGCATCACGCTGATCAACAAGCTGCAGCTCTACACCCAGCCGTTCTGGATCATCCTGTCCGTGTCGCTCTTCGCCTACATCCTGCGCACCGACCCCGGAGCCCTGGATTCCTGGACGGCCTATGCGGGCCTCGGCGGCCGAGGCGGCTCGTTCGATCCCCTGCTCTTCGGCGGAGCGTTGTCCGTGGCCTTCTCGCTGGTTCCCCAGATCGGGGAGCAGGTGGACTACCTCCGCTTCCTGCCGGACAAGACGCGCGAAAACAGGATTTCCTGGTGGTGCTCCATGGCCGCCGCCGGTCCCGGGTGGATTCTTCTCGGAGCCGTCAAGCTCCTCTGCGGCTCCTTCCTCGCCGTGCTCTTCATGCGCAAGGCCGGGGTGACCATGAGCGACGCGCTGGAGCCGTTCAACCTCTACCTCAACGGCTTCGAGGCGATGTTCGGTTCCGGCGCGCCGGCGCTGATCGTGAGCACCCTCTTCGTGGTGATCTGCCAGGTGAAGATCAACGTGACCAACGCCTACGCGGGCTCCCTGGCCTGGTCCAACTTCTTCTCGCGCCTGTCCCACAGCCACCCCGGCCGGGTGGTCTGGCTCGTCTTCAACGTGACCATCTCGATGCTCCTCATGCAGTTCGGCGTGTTCTACATCCTGCACTCCGTCCTCATGGTCTACGCCATCTTCGCCGTGGCCTGGGTGGGGGCGATCTTCACCGACCTGGCCATCCTCAAGCCCCTGGGGATCAGCCCGCCGCACATCGAGTACAAACGGGCCAACCTCTACAATGTGAACCCCGTGGGCTTCGGGGCCATGCTCATCGCCGCGGGCGCGGCGGTCCTCTGCCACATGGGCCTGTTCGGGACCTACCCCAAGGCCTTCGCGCCGCTCATCGGCCTGGGCGTCTCCATTCCCGCCACCCTGTTCCTCGCCCTGCTCACGGGCGGGAAGTACTACCTGGCCCGCAAGGTCCCCCTGGACCAGGGCGAGGAGCTCAGGATCTGCACCATCTGCAACAAGCCCTACGAGGCCCAGGACACGGTCTGCTGTCCGGCCTACGACGAGCCCGTCTGCTCCCTCTGCTGCTCCCTGGACAGCATCTGCAAGGGGTTCTGCAAGGCATCGGCCAACGGAAAAAGCTGGCGCAGCAGGATATTCAACTTCGCCATCAGCTCGACCCTCTCCAGCCGCTTCAGCCGCCGGGCGAGGATCTTCTGCATCCACTTCTTCAACATCATCTGCGCCCTGGCGCTCATTTTCGCCCTCTGCTACGCCTACTTCGCCACGAGCACGGACTGCGACCAGAAGCTGCTCGCGAACATCCTCGTCACGCTCTTCCTCTTCTCCATGCTCATCACCGGCATCTGGATCTGGTGGTTCTCGCTCATCCAGGAAACCAGCCTGCTGGCCGAGGACGAGCTGGACCATCACGTCCACGAGCTGGAGGTGGAGGTCCGCAGGAGGGAGGCCGTGAGCGCGGCCCTGGAGGAGACGGGCAGCCAGCAGCGCCTCATCCTGGAGAACGCCTCCATCGGCATCGCCTACGCCAAGGAGGACCAGCTCGTCTGGAGCAACAACCGCTTCATGTGGCTCTGCGGGGTCGGCAAGCGCTCCCCCGGCGGCTCCATCCCGCTGGACGCCTTCCTGAGCCGCGCGGGCATCCGTCCGGGAATCATGGACGAGGTGCAGGAGGCCCTGGCCGCCGGAGGCAGGTTCAGCGTGGAGCTGCCCATCACCGTATCGCCCGCCCGGCGCCACTGGTGCGTGCTGTCCATCAGCGCGGTCAACCCGGTCTGCGTGCGGCAGGGCAGCATCTGGCTCCTGGACGACATCAGCGAGCGCAAGCTGGCCGAGGAGCGGCTCCTGAGCAGCGAGGAGCGGCTCAAGGAGCTCAACGAGAGCCTGGAGGCCCAGGTGCGGGCCCGCACCGAGGAGTTGAAGCGGAGCTTCGAATCCGTGCGCCAGGCGGACAAGATGGCCTCGCTGGGCATCCTCGTCTCCGGCGTGGCCCACGAGATCAACAACCCGGCCAGCTTCATCCGCCTGAACATCGGCATGCTCGAAGAGGTCTGGAACGGCCTGCTGCCCATGCTGGAACAAAAGAACGCGGAAGGCGACCTGTGGATCGCCGGGATGCCCTTCGATTACGCCCGGTCGAGCATTCCGAAGCTGCTGCGCGGCATCCACCAGGGCGCGGAGCGGGTCTCCACCATCATCCGCAACCTGAAGGACTACGCCCGCCAAAGCCCCCTGGACATGGGCGGGACCGTGGACATCAACCAGGCCCTGACCTCGTCCCTGGAGCTGCTGTCCAATCCCCTGCGCAAGGCGACCAACCGGCTGGAGGTGGAGACCTCCCCCGGCCTGCCCTGCTTCCGGGGCGATCTGCGGCGCGTGGAGCAAGTCCTGGTCAACCTCATCCAGAACGCCTACCAGGCCCTGACCCGCAGGAGCCAGGCCATCAGGATCCGCACGCTCCAGAACGACGGGCACGTCTGCTTCGAGATCGAGGACGAAGGCCAGGGCATCCAGGCCGAACATCTCAAGAACGTCTGCGATCCGTTCTTCACGACCAAACGCGACCAGGGCGGCACGGGACTCGGACTGTCGGTTTCCGCGGGAATCGTCGAGGAGCACGGGGGGATCATGGAGATCGCCTCCGTGCCCGGAAAGGGCACCCGCGTGAAGCTCCTGTTCCGCGTGACCGACGCCTGA
- a CDS encoding sigma-54 dependent transcriptional regulator, with product MDRHTFPTRPILVVDDERAALDGFEIALVSSGYTNIVTMDDSRKVLPFLARARAELILLDLIMPHVSGAELLLEIRRVCPEVPVLIITAVNDVDSVVECIRNGAQDYILKPVDKDHLRNRVRKALEVRELEQENALLRESLLDEALLHPEAFTGIVTRDPKMCAIFKYCEAVAPSTRPILITGETGTGKELIARSIHELSGRKGEFVAVNIAAFDDPMFADTLFGHVRGAFTGAESARPGLVEKAAGGTLFLDEIGDLPLPSQVKLLRLLQEQEYFPVGSDSLKKANVRIVASTLKNIGDLRRKGQFREDLYYRLITHQVHIPPLRERPNDIPRLLDHFLDQDARELRRKRPSYHPELVTLLRSYPFPGNVRELRAMVGDALMNHTTRMLSSETFKRYIFQEDAPVARSLESRSDNPLDSLEFSADNMPQLKTATQKVAQILIRQAMSISCGNQTVTARILGISQQALSAKLKKSPLEDAKAEETPASPPQ from the coding sequence ATGGACCGACACACCTTTCCCACACGCCCCATCCTGGTGGTGGACGACGAGCGGGCCGCCCTGGACGGGTTCGAGATCGCCCTCGTCTCATCCGGGTACACGAACATCGTGACCATGGACGACAGCCGCAAGGTGCTGCCGTTCCTGGCCAGGGCGCGGGCCGAGCTCATCCTCCTGGATCTCATCATGCCGCACGTGAGCGGCGCCGAACTCCTGCTGGAAATCCGCCGCGTCTGCCCCGAGGTGCCGGTGCTCATCATCACCGCCGTGAACGACGTGGACTCCGTGGTCGAGTGCATCCGCAACGGGGCCCAGGACTACATCCTCAAGCCCGTGGACAAGGATCACCTGCGGAACAGGGTGCGCAAGGCCCTGGAGGTGCGCGAACTGGAGCAGGAGAACGCCCTGCTGCGGGAATCCCTGTTGGACGAGGCCCTGCTCCACCCCGAGGCCTTCACCGGAATCGTCACCCGGGATCCGAAGATGTGCGCGATCTTCAAGTACTGCGAGGCCGTGGCCCCGAGCACCCGGCCCATCCTGATCACCGGGGAGACCGGCACCGGCAAGGAGCTCATCGCCCGCTCGATCCACGAGCTCAGCGGCCGCAAGGGCGAATTCGTGGCCGTGAACATCGCGGCCTTCGACGACCCGATGTTCGCGGACACCCTGTTCGGCCACGTGCGCGGCGCGTTCACCGGCGCGGAGAGCGCCCGGCCGGGCCTGGTGGAGAAGGCCGCCGGTGGCACGCTCTTCCTGGACGAGATCGGCGACCTGCCGCTGCCCTCGCAGGTCAAGCTCCTGCGCCTGCTGCAGGAACAGGAATACTTCCCCGTGGGTTCGGATTCCCTGAAGAAGGCCAACGTGCGCATCGTGGCCTCGACGCTCAAGAACATCGGCGACCTCCGGCGCAAGGGGCAGTTCCGCGAGGACCTCTACTACCGGCTCATCACCCACCAAGTCCACATCCCGCCCCTGCGGGAGCGGCCCAACGACATCCCCCGGCTGCTGGACCACTTCCTCGACCAGGATGCCCGGGAACTCCGGCGCAAGCGCCCGTCCTACCACCCCGAGCTGGTCACTCTGCTGCGGTCCTACCCCTTCCCCGGCAACGTCCGCGAGCTGCGGGCCATGGTAGGCGACGCGCTGATGAACCACACCACGCGGATGCTCTCTTCGGAAACGTTCAAGCGGTACATCTTCCAGGAGGACGCGCCCGTGGCCCGGAGCCTGGAGAGCCGATCCGACAATCCGCTCGACTCCCTGGAATTCTCGGCGGACAACATGCCCCAGCTCAAGACCGCGACCCAGAAGGTGGCCCAGATCCTCATCCGGCAGGCCATGAGCATCTCCTGCGGCAACCAGACGGTGACCGCGCGGATTCTCGGCATCTCCCAGCAGGCCCTGAGCGCGAAGCTGAAAAAAAGCCCGCTCGAAGACGCGAAGGCCGAGGAGACGCCCGCCTCTCCGCCCCAATGA
- a CDS encoding MarR family winged helix-turn-helix transcriptional regulator, whose product MGNGRETLGAREQMETKDDLILGTVRQFQRVAALYARIEEMPIRVDEGIEITTREAHTIEAVGNRPLLSVTDVAGVFGITKSAASQMVSRLCEKGFLEKRQSPHSNKEFQLDLTPLGRKAFDAHARFHGADKTALVDRLRGFSLSQLATISVLFEAIEEVMVNRLSR is encoded by the coding sequence ATGGGAAACGGTCGCGAGACTCTGGGAGCGCGTGAACAGATGGAAACGAAAGATGATCTCATTCTCGGCACGGTGCGGCAATTCCAGCGCGTCGCCGCTCTGTACGCCCGCATCGAGGAGATGCCCATCAGGGTTGATGAGGGCATTGAGATCACGACCCGGGAGGCCCACACCATCGAGGCCGTCGGCAACCGTCCCCTGTTGAGCGTCACCGATGTGGCCGGCGTCTTCGGCATCACCAAGAGCGCGGCGTCCCAGATGGTGTCCCGGCTTTGCGAAAAAGGGTTTCTTGAAAAACGCCAGTCGCCGCACAGCAATAAGGAATTCCAGCTGGATCTGACCCCGCTGGGGAGGAAGGCCTTTGACGCCCACGCGAGGTTCCATGGGGCGGACAAGACGGCCTTGGTGGACCGGCTCCGTGGGTTCTCCCTGTCCCAGCTCGCCACGATTTCCGTTTTGTTCGAGGCTATTGAAGAGGTCATGGTCAACCGGCTTTCCCGGTGA
- a CDS encoding MMPL family transporter, with protein MDRLKAALVNLAVDHPKMVAFGLLAFMVFFATFFPNMTMDTDPENMLETTEPVRVFHNTAKKRFDLSDTIVVGVIKENEANGVFNQQTLTHVFELTQFAKTLRYADPDHPGETTGVIEVDMVAPSVVDHMRQAGPGTIAFEWLMRRPPATEAEALAVRDKAMSNPLLVGQMISPDGKALCLYLPLTDKLLSYEVYTALQKKIQEFGGAEDWHIAGLPVAEGAIGAEMFSEMVIASPLTMILIFGMLYAMFRKWSLVILPMTIATVTVVAALGSMIALGFPVHILSSMLPIFLMSISICDSIHVLSQFFDVYSAEKGRKESIKEVIRTLFMPMLYTSLTTAAGFFSFLTTDIPPARVFGAFVGVGVMFAWITTILFVPAYIMLLPERALRNFGLAARGGAEDSLLSRFLQRLGRFACRRAGTVVALAVLCIAASVWGMSQVTINDNYAKRFAVGHPIREADTALNRHFGGTYSASLILEAKDGNEAFKRPDVLNYMAAMQDWLVKQGYIGKSTSLADIVCKVHQELIDGRPENFRIPATASAVSECVMQYQQSHKPHDIWHFVTPGFDSANIFMQFQSGDSLRTEAAVKAIEKYIDANKPPVELSYDFAGLHYINYIFQGKMFWSMLGSLGGSYVIVLVLMTVLFRSAVWGLLCMLPLTLTIAVIYGSLGILGLNYDMPVAVLGAISLGIAVDFAIHFLERSRQLTSETGSWAKTAPLMFGEPARAISRNVIIIALGFLPMLVAALVPYKTTGILLFAILTISGVVTLVLLPAILTLGQGWLFRARRFRGQGDIGLGTADPVPATSRISDGKR; from the coding sequence GTGGACAGATTGAAAGCCGCACTCGTCAACTTGGCTGTCGACCATCCCAAGATGGTCGCCTTCGGGCTTCTCGCGTTCATGGTCTTTTTCGCGACGTTTTTCCCGAACATGACCATGGATACAGACCCGGAGAATATGCTGGAAACCACGGAGCCGGTGCGTGTCTTCCACAACACGGCCAAAAAGCGGTTTGACCTGAGCGACACCATCGTCGTCGGCGTCATCAAGGAAAACGAGGCCAACGGCGTCTTCAACCAGCAGACGCTGACCCATGTCTTCGAGCTGACGCAGTTCGCGAAAACCCTTCGCTACGCCGATCCCGATCATCCGGGCGAGACAACGGGCGTCATCGAGGTGGACATGGTCGCGCCCTCGGTGGTGGACCACATGCGCCAGGCCGGGCCGGGAACCATCGCCTTCGAGTGGCTCATGCGGAGACCTCCGGCCACGGAGGCCGAGGCCCTGGCCGTGCGCGACAAGGCCATGTCCAATCCCCTGCTGGTGGGCCAGATGATCTCCCCCGACGGGAAGGCCCTCTGCCTGTACCTGCCGCTGACGGACAAGCTGTTGAGCTACGAGGTCTACACCGCGCTCCAGAAAAAAATCCAGGAGTTCGGCGGCGCCGAGGATTGGCACATCGCCGGGCTCCCCGTCGCCGAGGGGGCCATCGGCGCGGAAATGTTCAGCGAGATGGTCATCGCCTCGCCGCTGACCATGATCCTGATCTTCGGCATGCTCTACGCGATGTTCCGCAAGTGGAGCCTGGTCATCCTGCCCATGACCATCGCCACCGTGACGGTGGTGGCCGCCCTGGGATCCATGATCGCTCTGGGGTTCCCGGTACACATCCTGAGTTCCATGCTGCCCATCTTCCTCATGTCCATCTCCATCTGCGACTCCATCCATGTCCTGTCGCAGTTCTTCGACGTCTACAGCGCGGAGAAAGGGCGCAAGGAGAGCATCAAGGAGGTCATACGCACGCTGTTCATGCCCATGCTGTACACCTCGCTGACCACGGCGGCCGGGTTCTTCTCGTTCCTCACCACGGACATCCCCCCGGCGCGGGTATTCGGCGCCTTTGTCGGCGTCGGCGTCATGTTCGCCTGGATCACGACCATTCTGTTCGTTCCCGCCTACATCATGCTCCTGCCGGAGCGCGCGCTGCGCAATTTCGGCCTGGCGGCGCGGGGAGGGGCCGAGGATTCGCTCCTCTCCCGGTTCCTGCAACGCCTCGGCCGCTTCGCCTGCCGGCGGGCCGGGACGGTCGTGGCCTTGGCCGTGCTCTGCATCGCCGCCTCCGTATGGGGGATGTCGCAGGTCACCATCAACGACAACTATGCCAAACGCTTTGCCGTCGGCCATCCCATCCGCGAGGCGGACACGGCGCTGAACAGGCACTTCGGCGGAACGTATTCGGCCTCGCTCATTCTGGAGGCGAAGGATGGAAACGAGGCGTTCAAGCGCCCGGATGTCCTCAATTACATGGCGGCCATGCAGGATTGGCTGGTGAAACAGGGATACATCGGTAAAAGCACGTCCCTGGCCGATATCGTCTGCAAGGTGCACCAGGAGCTCATCGACGGTCGCCCGGAGAACTTCCGCATACCGGCGACCGCCTCGGCGGTTTCCGAGTGCGTCATGCAGTACCAGCAGAGCCACAAGCCGCATGACATCTGGCATTTCGTGACGCCGGGGTTCGACTCGGCCAACATTTTCATGCAGTTCCAAAGCGGCGACAGCCTCCGCACCGAGGCGGCCGTCAAGGCCATTGAAAAGTACATCGACGCCAACAAGCCCCCCGTCGAATTGTCCTACGATTTTGCCGGGCTGCATTACATCAACTACATCTTCCAAGGAAAAATGTTCTGGAGCATGCTCGGCTCCCTGGGCGGAAGCTACGTCATCGTGCTCGTCCTGATGACCGTGCTCTTCCGTTCCGCGGTTTGGGGGCTGCTCTGCATGCTGCCCCTGACGCTCACCATCGCGGTCATCTATGGCTCGCTCGGCATTCTCGGCCTGAACTACGACATGCCCGTGGCCGTTCTCGGGGCCATTTCCCTCGGCATCGCCGTGGACTTCGCCATCCATTTCCTGGAGCGCAGCAGACAGCTCACTTCCGAGACAGGTTCCTGGGCGAAGACCGCCCCGCTGATGTTCGGCGAACCGGCCCGGGCCATCAGCCGCAACGTCATCATCATCGCCCTGGGATTCCTGCCCATGTTGGTCGCCGCGCTGGTGCCCTACAAGACGACCGGCATCCTGCTGTTCGCCATTTTGACCATCTCCGGCGTCGTCACGCTGGTCCTGCTGCCCGCCATCCTCACCCTGGGGCAGGGTTGGCTTTTCCGGGCCAGACGGTTCCGGGGCCAGGGCGATATCGGGCTGGGGACGGCCGATCCCGTGCCCGCCACGTCCAGGATCAGCGATGGAAAACGATAG